One part of the Marinobacter sp. M3C genome encodes these proteins:
- the lptB gene encoding LPS export ABC transporter ATP-binding protein, protein MAVLRASNLAKSYKQKKVVIDVSLEIRSGEIVGLLGPNGAGKTTCFYMIVGLVQADHGRITIDNQDITPLPMHGRARKGIGYLPQEASVFRKLTVRDNIIAILETRKNMKRAEREAKLEELLAEFHINHIRDSMGMALSGGERRRVEIARALAMEPAFILLDEPFAGVDPISVSDIKQIIRHLRDKGIGVLITDHNVRDTLDICENAYIVSGGHIIASGSSAEIFANQQVKEVYLGNEFRL, encoded by the coding sequence ATGGCCGTTCTCAGAGCCAGTAATCTGGCAAAAAGCTACAAACAGAAAAAAGTGGTGATTGACGTGTCGCTGGAAATTCGCAGCGGCGAAATCGTCGGACTGCTAGGCCCTAACGGTGCTGGCAAAACCACCTGCTTTTATATGATTGTCGGGTTGGTGCAGGCTGACCACGGCCGCATTACGATTGATAACCAGGACATCACCCCGCTGCCCATGCACGGCCGTGCCCGCAAAGGCATTGGCTACCTACCCCAGGAAGCCTCGGTGTTTCGCAAGCTCACCGTGCGCGACAATATCATTGCCATTCTGGAAACCCGTAAAAATATGAAACGGGCGGAACGCGAAGCGAAGTTAGAGGAATTGCTAGCCGAGTTTCACATCAATCACATCCGCGACAGTATGGGTATGGCCTTGTCTGGGGGCGAGCGCCGCCGGGTAGAAATTGCTCGCGCACTGGCTATGGAGCCCGCTTTTATTCTGCTGGACGAACCCTTCGCCGGGGTGGACCCAATCTCGGTTAGCGACATCAAGCAAATCATTCGCCACCTACGCGACAAAGGCATAGGCGTACTGATCACCGACCACAACGTGCGCGACACCCTGGACATCTGCGAAAACGCCTACATTGTATCCGGGGGCCATATTATTGCCTCCGGCAGCTCCGCCGAAATCTTTGCCAATCAACAGGTCAAAGAGGTCTACCTGGGCAACGAATTCCGGCTGTAA
- the lptA gene encoding lipopolysaccharide transport periplasmic protein LptA, which produces MKLVTEGNTLFWRRARGLGKRLGVSFGLAGLLVSTPGLAFDLDSNIPINVAANSARLDDAKGVATYTGDVELVQGDTKLFAQEVVLYRDINGLNRIKATGTPAHYVQPTANGKGETDAKALTITWSAAEKQLTFERDAVIMQTGNIFRGELILYDTVNRVVTAQGSTEAGSGSGRVEMTIQPRSTQESDGRSQSQ; this is translated from the coding sequence ATGAAACTGGTAACTGAAGGTAATACACTCTTTTGGCGCCGCGCACGAGGCCTGGGCAAGAGGCTGGGCGTGAGCTTCGGGCTGGCAGGCTTACTCGTCAGCACGCCAGGCCTGGCCTTTGATCTTGATTCCAATATCCCCATCAACGTGGCCGCCAATTCAGCGCGGCTTGACGATGCCAAAGGCGTTGCAACCTACACCGGCGATGTTGAACTGGTGCAAGGCGACACCAAGCTGTTTGCTCAAGAGGTGGTGCTCTACCGCGACATAAATGGGCTTAACCGCATTAAAGCCACCGGCACCCCGGCCCACTACGTTCAGCCCACGGCCAACGGAAAAGGGGAAACCGACGCAAAAGCCCTCACCATAACCTGGTCTGCTGCCGAGAAGCAGCTGACCTTTGAACGCGACGCAGTGATCATGCAAACTGGCAATATTTTTCGCGGTGAACTGATTCTTTACGACACCGTGAACCGCGTCGTCACTGCCCAAGGCAGCACCGAAGCAGGCTCCGGGTCAGGCCGGGTAGAAATGACGATCCAGCCGCGCAGCACACAGGAATCCGATGGCCGTTCTCAGAGCCAGTAA
- the lptC gene encoding LPS export ABC transporter periplasmic protein LptC, whose translation MTLGKGGGLLVTLLPEQRPRWQTIALLATFIAAAALLWHSDSEVPMPTQDSELRGDSEPDSFVVDALYTSYDEQGTIKIQFVSPRIEQFEANGYAIMAEPQATIQGEPGSEPWQLTAKHGKLLDGNSQLELEGDVRIVRQIGERSATLSTTRLTLDNRTNMAYTDAPVEIVDATGTTNATGMKAWLNERILELDSQVEGRYETGN comes from the coding sequence ATGACCTTAGGTAAAGGCGGCGGCCTGCTTGTTACGCTGTTACCGGAACAACGCCCCAGGTGGCAAACGATTGCCCTTCTGGCCACGTTTATTGCCGCCGCTGCACTGCTGTGGCACAGCGACAGCGAAGTACCCATGCCAACGCAAGATAGCGAACTGCGCGGTGACAGCGAGCCCGACAGCTTTGTGGTGGACGCCCTGTACACTTCCTACGACGAACAAGGCACCATCAAAATCCAGTTTGTCAGCCCTCGCATTGAACAGTTCGAGGCCAACGGATACGCCATCATGGCCGAACCACAAGCCACGATCCAAGGCGAGCCCGGCTCAGAACCCTGGCAGCTTACCGCCAAACACGGCAAACTGCTCGACGGCAACAGCCAGCTGGAGCTTGAAGGTGATGTGCGCATTGTTCGACAGATTGGTGAGCGCAGCGCCACCTTGAGCACGACCAGATTGACGCTGGATAACCGCACCAATATGGCGTACACCGATGCCCCCGTCGAAATCGTTGACGCCACCGGCACTACCAACGCCACGGGCATGAAAGCCTGGCTCAATGAACGTATTCTGGAACTTGATTCCCAGGTGGAAGGACGCTATGAAACTGGTAACTGA
- a CDS encoding HAD hydrolase family protein, with protein MDTPVVDAPDCRPQWPASVLAKAANIRLIALDVDGIMSDGKVYFSASGDELKAFNILDGLGLKQLMAAGITVAVITGRRSPLTEKRMTDLGIPHLLQGREDKRTALLEIVDLLGIPASDIAYMGDDLPDLPALRYAGLGITVPNSYWLLQEHADYCTRSRGGDGAVREACDLILASQGKLDTALAPYLEPYLKPARGAESAP; from the coding sequence ATGGACACTCCTGTTGTGGATGCCCCTGATTGCCGGCCGCAATGGCCGGCCAGCGTGCTCGCCAAAGCAGCCAATATTCGCCTGATTGCACTGGATGTGGATGGCATCATGAGCGATGGAAAAGTTTACTTCAGTGCCAGCGGTGACGAGCTAAAAGCCTTCAATATTCTCGACGGGCTCGGACTCAAACAGCTGATGGCCGCAGGCATTACGGTCGCAGTCATTACCGGAAGGCGTTCACCACTGACCGAAAAACGCATGACTGACCTGGGTATTCCGCACTTGTTGCAGGGCCGCGAAGACAAACGCACTGCACTGCTGGAGATTGTCGATCTGCTGGGCATCCCGGCCAGTGATATTGCGTATATGGGTGACGATTTGCCGGATTTGCCAGCGCTTCGCTACGCCGGCCTTGGCATTACCGTGCCCAACAGCTATTGGCTGCTGCAGGAGCACGCCGATTACTGCACCCGCAGTCGCGGCGGTGATGGCGCGGTGCGCGAGGCCTGCGACCTGATTCTCGCTTCCCAAGGCAAGCTCGACACGGCCCTAGCGCCCTACCTTGAACCCTATCTTAAACCTGCCCGCGGCGCGGAAAGCGCACCATGA
- a CDS encoding KpsF/GutQ family sugar-phosphate isomerase — MTDPVPKDFRESALNTIRIERDAIASLEQRIGESFTSACQALMACRGRVVVTGMGKSGHIGNKIAATLASTGTPAFFVHPGEASHGDLGMITSQDVVIAISNSGNTNEVVTLLPLLKRMGTPLISMTGNPQSVLAQEALANLDVSVLKEACPLGLAPTSSTTATLVMGDALAVALLEARGFSAEDFAFSHPGGRLGRRLLLRVLDIMHSGDSVPVVSEGTTLSGALLEISRKGLGMTTVVDSNGALIGVFTDGDLRRSLDKNVDVHTTAIEQLMTRNGKTIRAEQLAAEALNIMEEMKISALPVVGEHGELVGALNMHDLLRAGVI, encoded by the coding sequence ATGACAGACCCAGTGCCAAAGGATTTCCGAGAATCCGCGCTCAACACCATCCGCATCGAGCGCGATGCCATTGCCAGCCTTGAACAGCGTATTGGTGAATCATTCACAAGCGCCTGCCAGGCACTTATGGCTTGCCGTGGCCGTGTAGTGGTGACCGGTATGGGCAAATCTGGCCATATCGGCAACAAAATTGCTGCGACTCTGGCCAGTACCGGCACACCGGCTTTTTTTGTTCATCCCGGTGAGGCCAGCCATGGTGATCTGGGCATGATTACCAGCCAGGACGTGGTGATCGCCATCTCCAACAGCGGCAATACCAACGAAGTGGTTACCCTGCTGCCATTGCTAAAGCGCATGGGCACACCGCTGATCAGTATGACCGGTAATCCGCAATCGGTGCTGGCACAGGAAGCATTGGCCAATCTGGACGTTAGTGTATTGAAAGAAGCCTGCCCTTTAGGCCTGGCACCCACATCCAGTACGACCGCCACATTGGTGATGGGCGATGCTTTAGCAGTTGCCTTATTGGAAGCAAGAGGCTTTAGCGCCGAAGACTTTGCGTTTTCGCACCCTGGGGGGCGCCTTGGCCGCCGTCTGCTGCTGCGAGTGCTGGACATCATGCACAGTGGCGACAGCGTTCCGGTAGTCAGTGAAGGTACGACCCTTAGCGGTGCGCTGCTGGAAATTTCCCGCAAGGGTCTGGGCATGACCACTGTCGTGGACAGCAACGGCGCCTTGATAGGTGTATTCACTGACGGCGACCTGCGCCGCAGCCTGGATAAAAACGTAGACGTACACACCACCGCCATAGAGCAACTGATGACCCGTAATGGCAAAACCATCCGCGCCGAGCAACTGGCAGCAGAAGCTCTGAATATCATGGAAGAAATGAAGATTAGCGCACTGCCAGTCGTCGGTGAGCACGGTGAGCTGGTGGGGGCCCTGAATATGCACGACCTGCTGCGTGCGGGAGTCATTTAA
- a CDS encoding ATP-binding cassette domain-containing protein, producing the protein MAEAAYISLENVVFSRSGRRIFDGLSLQIPRGKITAIMGPSGTGKTTLLRLIGGQLKPESGSVLVDGHNIPKLRRGALYQLRKKMGMLFQSGALFTDVSVYENVAFPLRVHTKLPEDMIRDIVLMKLEAVGLRGARDLMPAELSGGMTRRVALARSIVLDPELIMYDEPFAGQDPIAMGVVVKLIRQLNSAMGLTSVLVSHDVPESLSICHYACILSDGKVIGAGTPEQLREHSSEKVQQFLQGKPDGPVPFHYPAPERAADFGLAVLQSGAKQ; encoded by the coding sequence ATGGCAGAAGCTGCTTATATTTCCTTGGAAAACGTGGTTTTTTCGCGGTCTGGGCGGCGTATTTTTGATGGCCTCAGCTTGCAAATTCCTCGTGGCAAGATCACTGCGATCATGGGTCCTAGTGGCACCGGGAAAACAACATTGTTGCGTTTGATTGGCGGACAGCTGAAGCCGGAGTCTGGCTCGGTTTTGGTTGACGGCCACAACATACCCAAGCTGCGGCGTGGTGCGCTGTATCAGCTGCGAAAAAAAATGGGCATGCTGTTCCAAAGTGGGGCCCTGTTTACCGATGTGAGTGTTTACGAGAACGTGGCGTTCCCGTTGCGGGTACACACCAAACTGCCGGAAGACATGATTCGCGACATCGTTCTAATGAAGCTGGAAGCCGTGGGCCTGCGGGGCGCGCGCGACCTGATGCCCGCAGAGCTGTCCGGCGGCATGACGCGGCGAGTGGCCTTGGCGCGCAGCATTGTGCTGGACCCGGAGTTGATTATGTACGACGAGCCTTTCGCCGGCCAAGACCCCATCGCCATGGGCGTGGTGGTGAAGCTTATTCGACAACTGAACAGTGCCATGGGTCTGACCAGCGTGCTGGTGTCTCACGACGTACCGGAATCTCTCAGTATTTGTCACTACGCCTGTATTCTTTCTGACGGCAAGGTGATCGGCGCTGGCACGCCGGAACAACTGCGTGAACACTCATCAGAGAAAGTGCAGCAGTTCTTGCAGGGCAAGCCCGACGGGCCCGTACCTTTTCACTATCCGGCGCCAGAACGCGCCGCGGATTTCGGGCTGGCAGTCCTGCAATCGGGAGCAAAGCAATGA
- the mlaE gene encoding lipid asymmetry maintenance ABC transporter permease subunit MlaE: protein MGSKAMMDAIARLGKNTLDFLASFGRASQFLLGVLVGVPKPSVGLPLLLKQIYSVGVLSLVIVVVSGLFIGMVLGLQGYTILSDFGSESAIGQMIALTLVRELGPVVTALLFAGRAGSALTAEIGLMKATEQLSSMEMMGVDPLRRVIAPRLWAGFLSMPILALVFSMVGILGGMLVGVEWLGVFEGSFWGNMQASVDFRDDVLNGVIKSVVFGFVCAWIAVYQGYDCVPTSAGISSATTKTVVYSSLAVLGLDFILTAVMFGNF, encoded by the coding sequence ATCGGGAGCAAAGCAATGATGGATGCGATTGCCCGCCTGGGCAAAAACACGCTGGATTTTCTGGCGTCTTTTGGGCGAGCCAGTCAGTTTTTGCTGGGCGTGCTGGTAGGTGTGCCAAAACCGTCGGTGGGCTTGCCGCTGCTGCTGAAACAGATATATTCGGTTGGGGTGCTGTCACTGGTGATTGTGGTGGTTTCCGGGCTGTTTATTGGCATGGTACTTGGCTTGCAGGGCTACACGATTCTCAGCGACTTTGGCTCTGAGTCGGCCATTGGCCAGATGATCGCCCTGACCCTGGTGCGCGAATTGGGACCGGTGGTGACCGCGCTCTTGTTCGCTGGCCGCGCCGGTTCGGCGTTGACCGCAGAAATTGGCTTGATGAAAGCCACAGAGCAGCTTTCAAGCATGGAAATGATGGGCGTAGACCCTTTGCGCCGAGTCATAGCGCCGCGGCTATGGGCGGGCTTTCTGAGTATGCCCATTCTGGCCCTGGTGTTTTCGATGGTAGGTATCCTTGGTGGTATGCTGGTGGGAGTGGAATGGCTGGGTGTGTTCGAAGGCTCGTTCTGGGGCAACATGCAGGCTTCGGTTGATTTTCGTGACGACGTGCTAAACGGCGTCATAAAAAGTGTGGTGTTTGGTTTTGTGTGCGCCTGGATTGCGGTGTATCAAGGCTATGACTGCGTGCCAACATCCGCCGGCATCAGTTCGGCAACCACAAAAACCGTGGTGTATTCGTCGCTGGCCGTGCTTGGGCTGGACTTTATATTGACCGCCGTAATGTTCGGCAATTTCTGA
- the mlaD gene encoding outer membrane lipid asymmetry maintenance protein MlaD produces the protein MAQRTTEIIVGLFVLAGMGAMMFLALQVSGLSLAAAGSTYTVYADFTDTGGLGARGKVSMAGVQVGSIESIELDRDTFKARVTLSINSDVNNIPADSAAMIRTSGLLGEQYIDISIGGDLESLQPGDNFYTTQSAMNIERLISNFASGR, from the coding sequence ATGGCGCAAAGAACCACTGAAATAATTGTTGGATTGTTCGTGCTGGCAGGCATGGGTGCCATGATGTTTTTGGCGCTGCAAGTCAGCGGTTTGTCATTGGCTGCGGCTGGCAGCACCTACACCGTATATGCAGACTTTACCGATACGGGAGGCCTGGGGGCACGGGGTAAAGTGTCAATGGCGGGAGTGCAGGTTGGTTCTATCGAGTCGATCGAGCTGGATCGCGATACGTTTAAGGCCCGCGTAACATTGTCCATTAACTCCGATGTCAACAACATCCCTGCTGACAGCGCCGCGATGATACGTACATCCGGTCTCCTGGGTGAGCAGTATATTGACATATCCATTGGTGGCGATTTGGAGTCCCTGCAGCCGGGTGACAACTTTTACACCACCCAGTCGGCGATGAATATCGAGCGGCTGATCAGTAATTTTGCCTCTGGCCGTTAA
- a CDS encoding ABC transporter substrate-binding protein, which yields MTVARYRSIFLFVLLSLLAVSVQADTEEQLRAYVNDNTQRMVEQLNRERGLYQDDSEAFYSSMNQAMEGFVDFRRIAARVMGRYARQATPEQRDQFVEKFKRSLFESYAQALVESRNFRIEVLGATFNPRDDNRASVDMQVITETGNRYPVTYSMYRAKNDQWMMENVIVEGVNIGLAFRDRFSQEMEANRDQVQVVIDGWNDAAESLNLEQAIDEKAGQQ from the coding sequence ATGACCGTCGCGCGTTATCGATCCATTTTTCTGTTCGTTTTGCTCAGTCTGCTTGCCGTGTCAGTTCAAGCCGATACTGAAGAACAGTTGCGAGCCTATGTGAACGACAACACCCAACGCATGGTTGAACAGCTTAACCGGGAACGGGGGTTGTACCAAGACGACTCCGAAGCGTTTTACAGCAGCATGAACCAGGCTATGGAGGGTTTTGTGGACTTCCGCCGCATTGCTGCCCGGGTAATGGGTCGCTATGCCCGCCAGGCGACTCCGGAACAGCGTGATCAGTTTGTAGAAAAGTTCAAACGCAGCTTATTTGAGAGCTATGCCCAGGCTTTAGTAGAATCGCGCAACTTTCGCATCGAGGTGCTCGGCGCTACGTTCAACCCCCGCGATGATAACCGTGCGTCTGTGGATATGCAGGTGATTACCGAAACAGGCAATCGCTACCCTGTTACCTACTCCATGTACCGCGCCAAAAATGACCAGTGGATGATGGAAAATGTGATCGTGGAAGGGGTGAATATCGGACTGGCGTTCCGTGACCGGTTCAGTCAGGAAATGGAAGCCAACAGAGACCAGGTGCAGGTGGTGATCGACGGCTGGAATGATGCGGCTGAGAGCCTTAATCTAGAGCAGGCCATTGACGAAAAAGCAGGGCAACAATGA
- a CDS encoding STAS domain-containing protein, protein MSVSNPQPTLNFSDNNLTIDGEADAMATADLRQRGEALLAGAKGDITVDLAKLTSASSSLLSVLLCWQRFARERSLNLRFDHPGERLLALAALASLNDALPGFSPVRSGVNAD, encoded by the coding sequence ATGAGCGTCAGTAATCCTCAGCCAACGCTTAATTTCAGCGACAACAACTTGACAATTGACGGCGAAGCCGACGCCATGGCCACTGCGGACCTGCGCCAGCGCGGAGAGGCTTTGTTGGCCGGGGCCAAAGGCGATATCACCGTGGACTTGGCAAAGTTGACTAGCGCTAGCAGCTCGTTGCTGTCGGTACTTTTGTGTTGGCAACGGTTCGCGCGCGAGCGCTCGCTGAACCTGCGCTTTGATCACCCCGGTGAGCGCTTGCTGGCGTTAGCTGCGCTGGCAAGTCTGAATGACGCATTACCAGGATTTTCTCCTGTCAGATCTGGCGTAAACGCGGATTAA
- a CDS encoding BolA/IbaG family iron-sulfur metabolism protein: MDVAEITTLVQNELPDCEIQVQIDGSHCMVVAVGDVFEGLPTIKRQQLINKALFQMIMDGTIHALHPKAFTPAEWAARQG, translated from the coding sequence ATGGATGTCGCCGAAATTACCACGCTGGTGCAGAATGAGCTGCCAGACTGTGAGATTCAGGTGCAGATTGACGGCTCACATTGCATGGTTGTGGCAGTGGGCGACGTTTTTGAAGGTTTACCAACCATCAAGCGCCAACAGCTGATCAATAAAGCGCTGTTTCAGATGATTATGGATGGCACCATTCACGCTCTGCATCCCAAGGCCTTTACTCCCGCCGAATGGGCTGCGCGCCAGGGCTGA
- the murA gene encoding UDP-N-acetylglucosamine 1-carboxyvinyltransferase, whose product MDKLLIRGGRTLDGEIRISGAKNAALPILAATLLADEPVTISNLPHLHDVTTMIELLGRMGVELMIDEKMSVEIHANTIKHFHAPYELVKTMRASILVLGPLVAHFGEAQVSLPGGCAIGSRPVNLHIQGLEAMGAEISVENGYIKAKTNGRLKGAHIFMDMVTVTGTENLLMAATLADGKTILENSACEPEVVDLAECLIAMGADIKGHGTSTIEINGVKRLHGCHHHVLPDRIEIGTYLVAAAATGGRIKLKDTREGLMDVVLSKLEEAGAHITSGKDWIELDMKGKRPKAVSIRTAPYPAFPTDMQAQFAAMNCIAEGTGTIIETVFENRFMHLQELIRMGADITMEGNAAIIKGVDHLTGAPVMATDLRASASLVIAGLVARGDTVVDRIYHIDRGYECIEEKLQLLGASIRRLPG is encoded by the coding sequence GTGGATAAACTTCTGATTCGCGGGGGCAGGACGTTAGACGGTGAAATTCGCATCTCCGGCGCCAAAAACGCTGCTTTGCCGATCCTTGCTGCGACACTTTTGGCCGATGAACCGGTCACCATCAGCAATCTGCCGCACCTGCACGATGTCACCACCATGATTGAGCTGCTTGGCCGTATGGGCGTTGAGCTGATGATTGATGAGAAGATGAGTGTTGAAATTCACGCCAACACCATTAAGCACTTCCATGCGCCCTACGAGCTTGTGAAAACCATGCGCGCGTCCATTCTGGTATTAGGCCCGTTGGTAGCGCATTTTGGCGAAGCACAGGTTTCTTTGCCCGGCGGTTGTGCCATTGGTAGCCGCCCGGTGAACCTGCACATTCAGGGCCTGGAAGCCATGGGTGCTGAAATTTCCGTAGAAAATGGGTACATAAAAGCGAAAACCAATGGCCGCCTGAAAGGCGCGCACATTTTCATGGATATGGTGACCGTTACCGGTACTGAAAACCTGCTGATGGCAGCGACTCTGGCCGACGGCAAAACCATTCTGGAAAATTCCGCGTGTGAACCAGAAGTGGTGGATTTGGCTGAGTGCCTTATTGCCATGGGCGCCGATATTAAAGGTCACGGTACTTCTACTATTGAGATTAACGGTGTAAAGCGTCTGCATGGCTGCCACCATCATGTACTGCCCGACCGAATTGAAATTGGCACCTATCTTGTGGCTGCCGCTGCTACCGGTGGCAGAATAAAACTGAAAGATACCCGCGAAGGTTTGATGGATGTGGTGTTATCGAAGCTGGAAGAAGCTGGCGCCCACATTACCAGTGGTAAAGACTGGATAGAGCTGGATATGAAAGGCAAGCGGCCCAAAGCCGTCAGTATTCGTACCGCCCCTTATCCTGCATTTCCTACTGATATGCAGGCCCAGTTTGCGGCCATGAACTGTATCGCTGAAGGTACGGGCACCATCATAGAAACGGTTTTTGAAAACCGCTTTATGCATCTGCAAGAGCTGATCCGCATGGGTGCCGATATCACCATGGAAGGCAACGCGGCGATTATAAAAGGCGTTGACCATTTGACTGGTGCACCGGTCATGGCCACCGACTTGCGTGCCTCTGCCAGCCTTGTGATTGCGGGCTTGGTAGCCCGGGGCGACACGGTGGTTGATCGTATTTATCACATCGATCGCGGCTATGAGTGCATCGAGGAAAAACTGCAGTTGCTGGGTGCCAGCATTCGCCGTTTGCCGGGTTAA